In the Clavelina lepadiformis chromosome 8, kaClaLepa1.1, whole genome shotgun sequence genome, one interval contains:
- the LOC143468963 gene encoding kinase D-interacting substrate of 220 kDa B-like isoform X2 — translation MLSENDSSPQIELQEINSSVGLLHQFVSEGNLQGVKEIVDNCTLLVNRKNQENLTALHVACNSGSKALVTYLIENGANLTAKDDNEFTPLITASMKGSLECVSAVFETRFPPSLEQMDVNGWTALMWASYKGHADVVDYLLTHGANVHATVAYNMTSLLWAAGRGFLDIVEALCRKGAKVNHVDKFGNTALIWASRHGYADVISCLLNHKADPNIVGANGCSGLINAVKGNHVECVPVLLQCPKLNVNRTDQNGHSALCYAAKLGTADMASQLLDHGAYLNLADLHGDSPLIKSIKHGHVEMVKLLLSKFADINVTGKDGKTAIHLACEMGHILIVQELLKCDCKLECRNALHETPLLRAVKEGNVIITKILLSSGADVSACDVNGDTAVHLAIRSQNIQLVELLLRNPKNGRYLYQENKSGETPYDLDARSNKKILSQLFGSKGYSATAIVNDAFFDVSSCSLAEMLTEPTFETPLCVGVYAKWGSDILFLLNKIQYQIELFTTAAPALERQLPWFTFVVVLLISAFIGVFASFFSTNHVLAALLPFFSLILIVYSLLVFLYVGSWLGKWQWATIACRNLQKKEKYLKELLEICFVQQRFKSGGKVKFMFPDCVNIGSMKREFMIPDITSTLVSSVERCYGSAAFRLARALYKAPPRGREKRVFRKLCCVPAFMMAIAFILAMLIIFILLVVLYGPVHTQPSIGDDISKQMSLKIAIYVLLSVIGIIVLLSAPTIYQILSSLLRTPHKIRSTLSEEVDKNLTELASLHHAVSIIDAVKGTQTRLCLFVNGLEATDEKQLLELISSVRTIFSVKPVITVLCLDYHLAMGALGRSAINGFSGVDVKRGDYMHSLIQLPMFFTENRNKKKLTKKIDNFQSDSDADVFEQSRRRKYPKQFDVTKWLTADDCFQPINAQLIKRVASIISFTARLLRAGEKDFSWSSLSTWIVLTELWPHSTLCLLSYANSKGFQNKSLKSMYFELSQKIARHQSGDVSDAHTLQSFISSKTCSLTAFDMVNFYPFTVNLDPKLEDSIPTFTESWASHSNDSLEGSERDRASVSSYSNLSCQDVPLIDWSVDDVCFRFKSIPGLDSSNFTKYDTFVRNHNLHGLALSLCDIDELKKELHTSFGDWCLIKKFIQESRVNGNKSKHHLSFSSLATSDKKGDSATRLSRNQSNFSEEDDVIQFSTLPSTEKVAYKKAFKDYLTLHPQTTAVVDHNDSHNALVHSHVDNERYPLLNQLDINANS, via the exons ATGTTATCTGAAAATGACAGCTCACCCCAGATTGAGCTTCAAGAGATAAATAGTTCTGTTGGTCTGCTGCACCAGTTTGTCAGTGAAGGAAATTTGCAAGGAGTAAAGGAAATTGTAGATAACTGTACATTGCTTGTTAATCGTAAAAATCAA GAAAATCTTACAGCACTACATGTTGCTTGTAACTCTGGAAGCAAAGCTTTGGTTACTTACTTGATTGAGAATGGAGCCAACTTGACAGCCAAAGATGATAATGAATTCACACCTCTTATTACAGCTAGCATGAAAGGTTCATTGGAATGTGTCTCTGctgtttttgaaacaagatTCCCGCCCAGTCTGGAGCAAATGGATGTG aaTGGTTGGACTGCGTTAATGTGGGCTTCTTACAAAGGGCACGCTGACGTTGTTGACTATTTATTGACACATGGTGCTAATGTACATGCTACTGTTGCT TATAATATGACCAGTCTTTTGTGGGCTGCTGGAAGAGGTTTTCTTGATATTGTGGAAGCTTTATGCCGAAAGGGAGCAAAAGTCAATCATGTGGACAAG TTCGGCAACACTGCACTAATATGGGCCTCACGTCATGGGTATGCTGATGTAATATCTTGTCTTCTGAACCATAAAGCGGACCCCAACATTGTCGGTGCCAATGGATGCAGTGGTCTAATTAATGCAGTCAAAGGGAATCATGTTGAATGTGTTCCAGTGCTTCTTCAATGCCCCAAGCTCAACGTAAACAGAACAGATCAAAATGGTCACAGTGCTCTTTGCTATGCAGCAAAACTTGGCACTGCTGATATGGCAAGTCAGTTGCTGGACCACGGTGCATACCTAAACCTAGCTGACCTACATGGAGATTCGCCACTGATAAAGTCGATTAAGCATGGTCATGTCGAAATGGTCAAACTTTTGTTATCAAAATTTGCAGATATAAATGTAACAGGCAAA GATGGAAAAACTGCTATACATCTGGCATGTGAGATGGGACATATTCTGATTGTCCAGGAACTTTTGAAATGTGATTGCAAATTGGAATGCAGGAATGCTCTTCACGAAACACCGTTGTTGAGAGCTGTCAAGGAAGGAAACGTTATTATTACTAAAATTTTGCTCAGCAGCGGTGCTGATGTGTCTGCTTGCGATGTG AATGGTGACACTGCTGTGCATTTGGCAATTCGATCACAAAATATTCAGTTGGTAGAATTGTTGTTGAGAAATCCAAAAAATGGAAGATACTTATATCAAGAGAATAAATCTGGTGAAACACCATATGACTTAGATGCACGCAGCAACAAAAAGATTCTTTCACAGTTGTTTGGTTCCA AGGGATATTCAGCAACTGCAATTGTAAATGATGCTTTTTTTGATGTGTCAAGCTGTTCATTGGCAGAAATGCTTACTGAACCCACGTTCGAAACACCACTTTGTGTGGGGGTGTATGCCAAATGGGGAAGtgacattttatttcttcttaACAAAATACAAT ATCAGATTGAATTGTTCACTACTGCTGCACCAGCTTTGGAAAGGCAATTACCTTGGTTTACTTTTGTAGTGGTTTTACTTATATCTGCATTTATTGGAGTTTTTGCATCATTCTTCTCTACCAATCACGTTCTGGCTGCACTTTTACCATTTTTTAGTTTGATTTTGATTGTTTATAGTTTGTTAG TATTTCTGTATGTTGGGTCCTGGTTGGGCAAATGGCAGTGGGCTACAATTGCTTgcagaaatttgcaaaaaaaagaaaaatacctTAAGGAATTACTTGAAATCTGCTTTGTACAACAAAGATTTAAGTCTGGCGGAAAAGTGAA aTTTATGTTTCCAGATTGTGTTAACATTGGTTCAATGAAAAGAGAGTTTATGATTCCCGATATAACTTCAACACTTGTAAGTTCAGTCGAGCGGTGCTATGGATCAGCTGCTTTTCGCTTAGCTAG AGCTCTTTACAAAGCACCTCCACGAGGAAGAGAGAAGCGTGTTTTTCGAAAGTTGTGTTGTGTACCTGCTTTCATGATGGCAATTGCTTTCATTCTTGCCATGCTGATCATTTTCATACTTCTTGTTGTGTTGTATGGGCCAGTTCACACTCAGCCGTCAATTGGAGATGACATTTCCAAGCAGATGTCTCTGAAGATAGCtatatatgttttgttgtCAGTTATTGGGATCATTGTACTTTTATCAGCACCCACCATTTACCAAATTTTGTCATCCCTGCTACGGACACCACATAAAATCAGATCTACACTAAGTGAAGAAGTTGACAAAAATTTAACAGAATTGGCCAGTTTACATCATGCTGTATCCATTATCGATGCTGTTAAGGGCACTCAGACCAGATTGTGCCTGTTTGTGAACGGATTAGAAGCGACTGATGAAAAGCAGCTGCTTGAATTAATTAGCTCTGTTAGAACAATATTCTCTGTAAAACCAGTGATAACGGTGTTATGTCTTGATTATCATCTTGCCATGGGTGCTTTGGGCAGATCTGCAATTAA TGGATTTAGTGGAGTTGATGTGAAAAGAGGTGACTACATGCACAGTCTGATTCAACTTCCTATGTTTTTTACTGAGAATCGGAACAAGAAGAAACT caCAAAGAAAATTGACAATTTTCAAAGTGATTCAGATGCTGACGTGTTTGAGCAAAGTCGCAG GAGGAAGTATCCAAAGCAGTTTGATGTCACCAAGTGGCTCACTGCAGATGATTGTTTCCAACCAATCAACGCCCAACTCATCAAGCGAGTTGCCAGCATCATCTCATTCACAGCTCGATTACTTCGCGCAGGAGAGAAGGATTTTTCCTGGAGCAGTTTGTCCACTTGGATTGTACTGACAGAACTTTGGCCCCATTCCACCCTTTGCTTACTCTCTTACGCAAACAGCAAAGGCTTCCAGAACAAATCACTCAAGTCCATGTATTTCGA ACTGTCACAGAAGATAGCCAGACATCAGTCTGGAGATGTATCTGATGCTCATACATTGCAAAGCTTTATATCGTCCAAGACGTGTTCGCTGACAGCATTTGACATGGTTAACTTTTATCCTTTCACTGTAAATCTTGATCCAAAACTCGAAGACTCTATTCCTACATTTACTGAATCGTGGGCTAGTCACTCAA ACGATTCATTGGAAG GTTCGGAACGTGACCGAGCAAGTGTATCGTCGTATAGCAATCTCTCCTGTCAAGACGTTCCCTTAATTGATTGGTCGGTGGACGACGTATGCTTTCGATTCAAATCAATCCCTG GTTTGGATTCTTCGAATTTTACGAAATACGACACATTTGTGCGTAATCACAATTTACACGGGCTTGCTCTGTCGCTATGTGATATTGACGAATTGAAAAAAGAGTTGCATACATCGTTCGGTGATTGGTGTTTGATCAAGAAGTTTATTCAAGAGTCGAGAGTGAACGGGAACAAAAGCAAG CATCATTTATCATTTTCTTCTTTGGCTACTTCTGACAAGAAGGGAGATTCAG CTACAAGGCTCAGTCGCAACCAATCAAATTTCAGTGAGGAGGATGACGTAATTCAATTTTCAACGCTCCCTAGCACTGAAAAGGTTGCGTATAAGAAGGCATTCAAAGACTATCTGACACTGCATCCACAGACAACTGCTGTTGTAGACCATAACGATTCTCATAATGCTTTGGTTCATTCCCATGTTGATAATGAACGCTATCCGCTATTGAATCAGCTAGACATTAACGCTAACTCGTAA
- the LOC143468963 gene encoding kinase D-interacting substrate of 220 kDa B-like isoform X1, whose protein sequence is MLSENDSSPQIELQEINSSVGLLHQFVSEGNLQGVKEIVDNCTLLVNRKNQENLTALHVACNSGSKALVTYLIENGANLTAKDDNEFTPLITASMKGSLECVSAVFETRFPPSLEQMDVNGWTALMWASYKGHADVVDYLLTHGANVHATVAYNMTSLLWAAGRGFLDIVEALCRKGAKVNHVDKFGNTALIWASRHGYADVISCLLNHKADPNIVGANGCSGLINAVKGNHVECVPVLLQCPKLNVNRTDQNGHSALCYAAKLGTADMASQLLDHGAYLNLADLHGDSPLIKSIKHGHVEMVKLLLSKFADINVTGKDGKTAIHLACEMGHILIVQELLKCDCKLECRNALHETPLLRAVKEGNVIITKILLSSGADVSACDVNGDTAVHLAIRSQNIQLVELLLRNPKNGRYLYQENKSGETPYDLDARSNKKILSQLFGSKGYSATAIVNDAFFDVSSCSLAEMLTEPTFETPLCVGVYAKWGSDILFLLNKIQYQIELFTTAAPALERQLPWFTFVVVLLISAFIGVFASFFSTNHVLAALLPFFSLILIVYSLLVFLYVGSWLGKWQWATIACRNLQKKEKYLKELLEICFVQQRFKSGGKVKFMFPDCVNIGSMKREFMIPDITSTLVSSVERCYGSAAFRLARALYKAPPRGREKRVFRKLCCVPAFMMAIAFILAMLIIFILLVVLYGPVHTQPSIGDDISKQMSLKIAIYVLLSVIGIIVLLSAPTIYQILSSLLRTPHKIRSTLSEEVDKNLTELASLHHAVSIIDAVKGTQTRLCLFVNGLEATDEKQLLELISSVRTIFSVKPVITVLCLDYHLAMGALGRSAINGFSGVDVKRGDYMHSLIQLPMFFTENRNKKKLTKKIDNFQSDSDADVFEQSRRRKYPKQFDVTKWLTADDCFQPINAQLIKRVASIISFTARLLRAGEKDFSWSSLSTWIVLTELWPHSTLCLLSYANSKGFQNKSLKSMYFELSQKIARHQSGDVSDAHTLQSFISSKTCSLTAFDMVNFYPFTVNLDPKLEDSIPTFTESWASHSNDSLEGSFYIDQNSSERDRASVSSYSNLSCQDVPLIDWSVDDVCFRFKSIPGLDSSNFTKYDTFVRNHNLHGLALSLCDIDELKKELHTSFGDWCLIKKFIQESRVNGNKSKHHLSFSSLATSDKKGDSATRLSRNQSNFSEEDDVIQFSTLPSTEKVAYKKAFKDYLTLHPQTTAVVDHNDSHNALVHSHVDNERYPLLNQLDINANS, encoded by the exons ATGTTATCTGAAAATGACAGCTCACCCCAGATTGAGCTTCAAGAGATAAATAGTTCTGTTGGTCTGCTGCACCAGTTTGTCAGTGAAGGAAATTTGCAAGGAGTAAAGGAAATTGTAGATAACTGTACATTGCTTGTTAATCGTAAAAATCAA GAAAATCTTACAGCACTACATGTTGCTTGTAACTCTGGAAGCAAAGCTTTGGTTACTTACTTGATTGAGAATGGAGCCAACTTGACAGCCAAAGATGATAATGAATTCACACCTCTTATTACAGCTAGCATGAAAGGTTCATTGGAATGTGTCTCTGctgtttttgaaacaagatTCCCGCCCAGTCTGGAGCAAATGGATGTG aaTGGTTGGACTGCGTTAATGTGGGCTTCTTACAAAGGGCACGCTGACGTTGTTGACTATTTATTGACACATGGTGCTAATGTACATGCTACTGTTGCT TATAATATGACCAGTCTTTTGTGGGCTGCTGGAAGAGGTTTTCTTGATATTGTGGAAGCTTTATGCCGAAAGGGAGCAAAAGTCAATCATGTGGACAAG TTCGGCAACACTGCACTAATATGGGCCTCACGTCATGGGTATGCTGATGTAATATCTTGTCTTCTGAACCATAAAGCGGACCCCAACATTGTCGGTGCCAATGGATGCAGTGGTCTAATTAATGCAGTCAAAGGGAATCATGTTGAATGTGTTCCAGTGCTTCTTCAATGCCCCAAGCTCAACGTAAACAGAACAGATCAAAATGGTCACAGTGCTCTTTGCTATGCAGCAAAACTTGGCACTGCTGATATGGCAAGTCAGTTGCTGGACCACGGTGCATACCTAAACCTAGCTGACCTACATGGAGATTCGCCACTGATAAAGTCGATTAAGCATGGTCATGTCGAAATGGTCAAACTTTTGTTATCAAAATTTGCAGATATAAATGTAACAGGCAAA GATGGAAAAACTGCTATACATCTGGCATGTGAGATGGGACATATTCTGATTGTCCAGGAACTTTTGAAATGTGATTGCAAATTGGAATGCAGGAATGCTCTTCACGAAACACCGTTGTTGAGAGCTGTCAAGGAAGGAAACGTTATTATTACTAAAATTTTGCTCAGCAGCGGTGCTGATGTGTCTGCTTGCGATGTG AATGGTGACACTGCTGTGCATTTGGCAATTCGATCACAAAATATTCAGTTGGTAGAATTGTTGTTGAGAAATCCAAAAAATGGAAGATACTTATATCAAGAGAATAAATCTGGTGAAACACCATATGACTTAGATGCACGCAGCAACAAAAAGATTCTTTCACAGTTGTTTGGTTCCA AGGGATATTCAGCAACTGCAATTGTAAATGATGCTTTTTTTGATGTGTCAAGCTGTTCATTGGCAGAAATGCTTACTGAACCCACGTTCGAAACACCACTTTGTGTGGGGGTGTATGCCAAATGGGGAAGtgacattttatttcttcttaACAAAATACAAT ATCAGATTGAATTGTTCACTACTGCTGCACCAGCTTTGGAAAGGCAATTACCTTGGTTTACTTTTGTAGTGGTTTTACTTATATCTGCATTTATTGGAGTTTTTGCATCATTCTTCTCTACCAATCACGTTCTGGCTGCACTTTTACCATTTTTTAGTTTGATTTTGATTGTTTATAGTTTGTTAG TATTTCTGTATGTTGGGTCCTGGTTGGGCAAATGGCAGTGGGCTACAATTGCTTgcagaaatttgcaaaaaaaagaaaaatacctTAAGGAATTACTTGAAATCTGCTTTGTACAACAAAGATTTAAGTCTGGCGGAAAAGTGAA aTTTATGTTTCCAGATTGTGTTAACATTGGTTCAATGAAAAGAGAGTTTATGATTCCCGATATAACTTCAACACTTGTAAGTTCAGTCGAGCGGTGCTATGGATCAGCTGCTTTTCGCTTAGCTAG AGCTCTTTACAAAGCACCTCCACGAGGAAGAGAGAAGCGTGTTTTTCGAAAGTTGTGTTGTGTACCTGCTTTCATGATGGCAATTGCTTTCATTCTTGCCATGCTGATCATTTTCATACTTCTTGTTGTGTTGTATGGGCCAGTTCACACTCAGCCGTCAATTGGAGATGACATTTCCAAGCAGATGTCTCTGAAGATAGCtatatatgttttgttgtCAGTTATTGGGATCATTGTACTTTTATCAGCACCCACCATTTACCAAATTTTGTCATCCCTGCTACGGACACCACATAAAATCAGATCTACACTAAGTGAAGAAGTTGACAAAAATTTAACAGAATTGGCCAGTTTACATCATGCTGTATCCATTATCGATGCTGTTAAGGGCACTCAGACCAGATTGTGCCTGTTTGTGAACGGATTAGAAGCGACTGATGAAAAGCAGCTGCTTGAATTAATTAGCTCTGTTAGAACAATATTCTCTGTAAAACCAGTGATAACGGTGTTATGTCTTGATTATCATCTTGCCATGGGTGCTTTGGGCAGATCTGCAATTAA TGGATTTAGTGGAGTTGATGTGAAAAGAGGTGACTACATGCACAGTCTGATTCAACTTCCTATGTTTTTTACTGAGAATCGGAACAAGAAGAAACT caCAAAGAAAATTGACAATTTTCAAAGTGATTCAGATGCTGACGTGTTTGAGCAAAGTCGCAG GAGGAAGTATCCAAAGCAGTTTGATGTCACCAAGTGGCTCACTGCAGATGATTGTTTCCAACCAATCAACGCCCAACTCATCAAGCGAGTTGCCAGCATCATCTCATTCACAGCTCGATTACTTCGCGCAGGAGAGAAGGATTTTTCCTGGAGCAGTTTGTCCACTTGGATTGTACTGACAGAACTTTGGCCCCATTCCACCCTTTGCTTACTCTCTTACGCAAACAGCAAAGGCTTCCAGAACAAATCACTCAAGTCCATGTATTTCGA ACTGTCACAGAAGATAGCCAGACATCAGTCTGGAGATGTATCTGATGCTCATACATTGCAAAGCTTTATATCGTCCAAGACGTGTTCGCTGACAGCATTTGACATGGTTAACTTTTATCCTTTCACTGTAAATCTTGATCCAAAACTCGAAGACTCTATTCCTACATTTACTGAATCGTGGGCTAGTCACTCAA ACGATTCATTGGAAGGTTCGTTTTATATAGACCAAAATA GTTCGGAACGTGACCGAGCAAGTGTATCGTCGTATAGCAATCTCTCCTGTCAAGACGTTCCCTTAATTGATTGGTCGGTGGACGACGTATGCTTTCGATTCAAATCAATCCCTG GTTTGGATTCTTCGAATTTTACGAAATACGACACATTTGTGCGTAATCACAATTTACACGGGCTTGCTCTGTCGCTATGTGATATTGACGAATTGAAAAAAGAGTTGCATACATCGTTCGGTGATTGGTGTTTGATCAAGAAGTTTATTCAAGAGTCGAGAGTGAACGGGAACAAAAGCAAG CATCATTTATCATTTTCTTCTTTGGCTACTTCTGACAAGAAGGGAGATTCAG CTACAAGGCTCAGTCGCAACCAATCAAATTTCAGTGAGGAGGATGACGTAATTCAATTTTCAACGCTCCCTAGCACTGAAAAGGTTGCGTATAAGAAGGCATTCAAAGACTATCTGACACTGCATCCACAGACAACTGCTGTTGTAGACCATAACGATTCTCATAATGCTTTGGTTCATTCCCATGTTGATAATGAACGCTATCCGCTATTGAATCAGCTAGACATTAACGCTAACTCGTAA